The nucleotide sequence AAAGATGTGAGGGGAAGGGACAGAACAAAAGCATAACAATCTTGATTGTTTTTGACATACAGAAACATTTAACAATTAAAATTAAGTGCCTAATTacaaattacttttttaaaataGACTTTCTAAATTTACGAAGATGCTTAGAAATAATTAAAACATTAATTAACTACAATTAATTAAGAATAACATCAAGAGTTGAATCCCGTGCCATATTAGAGTGGGATTTGATTGATCATCTGTAGCATAAAGTGAgccttttaattttttaaatcttCTGTATTTTCTAAATGTTTAATttgctttatatatatatactttagaTCTAATTTATTACTTTCTTCCTTAATAATCCTCGTATGAGTTATACTAACCTCTCGGGGTTAATACTGCCTGCAGCTCGTTGGTAGTAACACTTCTACTTCTTCCACGTGGGACTTTACACGGACCCAAAGGAACTGACTAAATCTTGGCTCATTAAAAAATGACAAGTACAACAGTGAAGAACTCCCTCCTAGCTGCCTTCAATTTTGTGCTTCAGTTTCTAAGAAAATACATGCTAATCAACCATATTTAATAGTGATCGTTACAGAGGCTCAGTTAGAGACTTCCATACATTATTTAATTCACTCCAGCAGTACAAGACAAATTCACCACATAACATCTTATACAAtgtaaagacaaaaaaaaatcgtTTATTGCCTGTTTACCTTTACCTCAGGGACTTCGTCTTCCCCACATTTAGGAACGTCAGCGTCTTCTTTTACTCTTCCATCTGCAGCCTTTTCTTCAGAAATATCTTGTTCCAGTGTTGAGTTATCGTCTTCCTTAAGTATGTTTGATGAAGATCCGGACAAGACAGCAtcctgagtttcaggatctgcttcactgctgcttggTGTGTGGTCTCTCTCATCTGCACTACCTTGCAGGGGACTTACCACGGCAATGCTATCGACTGTTATATGATACAGCTCCTCTGATTTCTCTATTTCAGTAATTTCGTAAATAGAATTTTGGTTATGCTTTTCAGACTTGACACTTTGATTAATCTTTTCATCCACTTTCAATATAGAAACATTTGTCATCAAGGCATCAACTTGATCACTTGCTtctaaatcattaataacaaGGTAGCTTTTAGGCAAATGTGATGTATTTGGGGAAGATAAAGAAGAGAGATTATGTGTATGCTCACCGAGTGCATCAGCACCTATTCCGTTCACATCACCACATTTAAGTGAATCAAAGTTATTATCAATGTCATCATTTGAATCCTGGAGAATCGCATCTATTTCCTCAGATGTGAAGTTAGTTAGATCATCTTCATCATCTTCCTCTTCCTCCAGTTCCAACAATGAGTCATCAAGGTCTTCATTCTCATCTGATGTTTGATATGAAGAAACGGGCCTTGTGTCTGCAGCTACACCTGGATCTCCTGTCAAGTTATTCAACTGGAAGTGAAGTCGACAGTCCGCTGGTGACTCCATTATTTTGGAACGTGGTTTATTACCAGAAGACAAGGAACACATTTCTTCAACAAGTCTTGGCTTTTTGGATGGAACATGCAAATGAGTAGTGGGTGAAACTCCTTCCTTGAATTGAGGAACATTCAACTcttttgcagaagagcatccaACAGCTGCATTATCATTACCTTCAATCTTCAGTTCCAAGTTGCAAAAGACTCCATTTTCAGCTCCAGCCATTATTATTTTCACAGTGGATCTGTTACGTCCCCCTAAAAAGTATATATACTTTATTGATACACTTAATGTAGGGTCTTTAAAAGGACAGATGAAATGCTAGcaacaacttgcatttatatagcactcTTGACAAAGCTAAATGTCCTAAGACACTTAATATGAGCTCCAGCCAGACAGAATTTGAGCCCAGGCCGTAAAAATAAGCTGCATTGCTATGGCAACAAAGGGTTAGTCCAGGAAGTAGGATGCATGAAGGGAAAATGAATAAGAGGTTGACAATGAGAAGGCTCTGGCAGTGGAACCCAGGGCCATTGTTTAaatgttcaatttaatatcagataatggatacagtacacaacctgaaattcttactcttaaTAGACATCCacgaatatcagagaatgtatacagtatacaacctgaaattcttactcttcacagacatccacgaatatcagagaatgtagacAGTATACAAcccgaaattcttactcttcacagacatccacgaatatcagagaatgtagatagtatacaacctgaaattcttactcttcacagacatccacgaatatcagagaatgtagatagtatacaacctgaaattcttactcttcacagacatccacgaatatcagagaatgtagacagtatacaacctgaaattcttactcttcatagGCAtcaatgaaacagaagaaaaccccaaaggGTCAATGCCagaaaaaacattagaaccccaaaggctctcccaacccctcccacacacaagcagcagcaaagcatcaccccttcctccccctccctattTGTTCCAGCAGGAAGCACAGTGCCCACCGCCCACAAAGCAAGCAATTGCAAAGCCCATAATCTGCAGCCTGCATCGTGAAGTCTCCACTGTGATCAGAATCAGAGATGCTTGAATTGTCTCGATCTGGGAATTTGGGAGCAGCAAGAGGGTCCAGAGGTATAAAGGGATTTAAAAAATAGGGAAAATTAAACCAACTAAGACCCACACTAAGAGTCAGTGGAGGAATGGACACTGGTGCAGGTTAAGACACGGCAGTCATGGCCACAAGAAATGCAAGGTAGGAGGAGTGCTAAGGGTACAAGTTAGTTGGAAGCAACAAAGTTATGGCTACAAGTTTCAGCAGCAAGAGTAATGGCAGGTATAATGGCACCAGTGGACTTAATGTTAAGGACGTGGGGGCAGAAGTTTACCTGCGGGTCAAACAGGTCCCAAAGCTGCAAAAGATCCATTCATCCTCAGACAACACTAAAAAAGTGAGGGGGCAAAGCTGCAAACAGATTGTTGCAGGGACAGAACACAGCGATTATAATCTTCCCAACATTTAACGACTG is from Mobula birostris isolate sMobBir1 chromosome 30, sMobBir1.hap1, whole genome shotgun sequence and encodes:
- the LOC140190432 gene encoding uncharacterized protein isoform X2, coding for MLLHLLKCYVILHICFKIKRYIYFLGGRNRSTVKIIMAGAENGVFCNLELKIEGNDNAAVGCSSAKELNVPQFKEGVSPTTHLHVPSKKPRLVEEMCSLSSGNKPRSKIMESPADCRLHFQLNNLTGDPGVAADTRPVSSYQTSDENEDLDDSLLELEEEEDDEDDLTNFTSEEIDAILQDSNDDIDNNFDSLKCGDVNGIGADALGEHTHNLSSLSSPNTSHLPKSYLVINDLEASDQVDALMTNVSILKVDEKINQSVKSEKHNQNSIYEITEIEKSEELYHITVDSIAVVSPLQGSADERDHTPSSSEADPETQDAVLSGSSSNILKEDDNSTLEQDISEEKAADGRVKEDADVPKCGEDEVPEDPGKRQQNAGESSQEMEPRKCSPSETGRTHLATRQKTRLNPVFSEELEQEKQQYLRSVFHHATGRYENQGPMEELNSLMDKEAARGYYTSWQSKLDLTVRNYMKRHRSQPKIDLHEWAMRSGKAPRFLKFVQSLQHGPHT
- the LOC140190432 gene encoding uncharacterized protein isoform X3 — translated: MAGAENGVFCNLELKIEGNDNAAVGCSSAKELNVPQFKEGVSPTTHLHVPSKKPRLVEEMCSLSSGNKPRSKIMESPADCRLHFQLNNLTGDPGVAADTRPVSSYQTSDENEDLDDSLLELEEEEDDEDDLTNFTSEEIDAILQDSNDDIDNNFDSLKCGDVNGIGADALGEHTHNLSSLSSPNTSHLPKSYLVINDLEASDQVDALMTNVSILKVDEKINQSVKSEKHNQNSIYEITEIEKSEELYHITVDSIAVVSPLQGSADERDHTPSSSEADPETQDAVLSGSSSNILKEDDNSTLEQDISEEKAADGRVKEDADVPKCGEDEVPEVKDPGKRQQNAGESSQEMEPRKCSPSETGRTHLATRQKTRLNPVFSEELEQEKQQYLRSVFHHATGRYENQGPMEELNSLMDKEAARGYYTSWQSKLDLTVRNYMKRHRSQPKIDLHEWAMRSGKAPRFLKFVQSLQHGPHT
- the LOC140190432 gene encoding uncharacterized protein isoform X1 produces the protein MLLHLLKCYVILHICFKIKRYIYFLGGRNRSTVKIIMAGAENGVFCNLELKIEGNDNAAVGCSSAKELNVPQFKEGVSPTTHLHVPSKKPRLVEEMCSLSSGNKPRSKIMESPADCRLHFQLNNLTGDPGVAADTRPVSSYQTSDENEDLDDSLLELEEEEDDEDDLTNFTSEEIDAILQDSNDDIDNNFDSLKCGDVNGIGADALGEHTHNLSSLSSPNTSHLPKSYLVINDLEASDQVDALMTNVSILKVDEKINQSVKSEKHNQNSIYEITEIEKSEELYHITVDSIAVVSPLQGSADERDHTPSSSEADPETQDAVLSGSSSNILKEDDNSTLEQDISEEKAADGRVKEDADVPKCGEDEVPEVKDPGKRQQNAGESSQEMEPRKCSPSETGRTHLATRQKTRLNPVFSEELEQEKQQYLRSVFHHATGRYENQGPMEELNSLMDKEAARGYYTSWQSKLDLTVRNYMKRHRSQPKIDLHEWAMRSGKAPRFLKFVQSLQHGPHT